One window of the Cryptomeria japonica chromosome 7, Sugi_1.0, whole genome shotgun sequence genome contains the following:
- the LOC131033958 gene encoding (R)-mandelonitrile lyase-like: MVKEGDTLPPNDKTTGANVETLYNTTPEINIDIRNSQFTMLNTTKSGMIEFYKVIDWVYSEIDSFKNKQEDSSRKVDTLEAIGIEYPYPFMTADAQKAAARTYDYIVVGGGTAGCPLAATLSQHYSVLVLERGDSPYGNPDVETFKGFSKVFGDPKDYPYVMEGFVSEDGVQLARGRVLGGGSAINAGFYSRASSEYIQKMKWDEKLVNESYEWVEKLNAFRQYKLFPWNTAVKGGLLDAGVLPYNGYTLEHLEGTKIGASTFDYNGKRHSAADLLQYANPENIVVLLNATASRILFNLASGDLKVNGVEFMSTSDGMHYQVSLDKFSINSEVILSAGTIGSPQLLLLSGIGPTQELKKMNITTILDLPFVGKKVQDNPMVKFLVESPKPLEFAQVQVVGILDNSQLYIESASFLQQNNMTKIQYLGLVASKVAFPSSRGELWLKSKDPQDNPYVRYNYYSHPSDLKKCMLCAKVMVNLSLSSFIQEFAFTKNGQKELQFRGAKLPKGQSNDDALAKFCKDSLGTYYHYHGGCEVGLVVDKRHRVQGVPNLRVVDNSIFKYSPGTNPQATTMMLGRYMGIHILQECMNL; this comes from the exons ATGGTGAAGGAAGGTGATACTCTACCTCCCAATGATAAAACTACTGGTGCTAATGTGGAGACCCTATATAATACTACTCCTGAGATCAACATTGATATAAGAAACTCTCAATTTACCATGCTGAATACTACGAAGAGTGGGATGATAGAGTTCTACAAGGTTATTGACTGGGTCTATTCAGAGATAGATAGTTTTAAGAACAAGCAGGAGGATTCATCCAGGAAAGTGGATACCTTAGAAGCTATTGGAATAG AGTACCCATATCCGTTTATGACAGCAGATGCTCAAAAGGCGGCTGCAAGGACTTATGATTACATTGTGGTTGGAGGAGGTACAGCTGGATGTCCCCTGGCAGCAACTCTCTCACAGCACTACTCTGTTCTGGTATTGGAGAGGGGAGACTCTCCTTACGGAAATCCCGATGTAGAGACCTTCAAAGGGTTTTCTAAAGTTTTCGGTGATCCTAAAGATTATCCCTATGTAATGGAGGGCTTTGTCTCAGAAGATGGAGTGCAGTTAGCAAGGGGGAGAGTTCTGGGAGGCGGATCAGCCATCAATGCTGGATTCTACAGCAGGGCCAGTTCTGAATATATTCAGAAAATGAAATGGGATGAGAAACTTGTAAATGAGTCGTATGAATGGGTGGAAAAGTTGAATGCATTCAGACAATACAAGCTTTTTCCTTGGAATACTGCTGTCAAGGGTGGGCTTCTTGATGCAGGAGTTCTTCCGTACAATGGATATACTTTAGAACATTTGGAGGGCACCAAGATCGGTGCTTCAACTTTTGACTACAATGGAAAGAGACATTCAGCTGCAGATCTTCTCCAGTATGCAAATCCAGAAAATATTGTAGTTCTTCTGAATGCTACTGCAAGCAGAATTCTCTTCAATTTGGCGTCGG GTGATCTTAAGGTCAATGGAGTGGAGTTCATGAGTACTAGTGATGGTATGCATTATCAAGTATCACTTGACAAATTCTCAATCAATAGTGAAGTTATTTTGTCAGCGGGAACTATTGGTAGCCCTCAGCTTCTCCTCTTAAGTGGAATTGGCCCAACACAAGAACTTAAAAAAATGAATATTACTACTATTTTAGATTTACCTTTTGTGGGGAAAAAGGTTCAAGATAATCCTATGGTAAAATTCTTAGTGGAATCCCCAAAACCACTTGAATTTGCACAAGTACAAGTAGTGGGCATTCTAGACAATTCACAACTCTATATCGAGTCTGCTAGCTTTCTCCAACAAAATAATATGACGAAGATACAATATTTAGGCCTTGTTGCAAGTAAGGTGGCATTTCCTTCATCAAGGGGTGAACTGTGGCTTAAAAGTAAAGATCCTCAAGATAACCCCTATGTTCGTTATAACTATTATTCACACCCTTCAGATTTAAAAAAGTGTATGCTTTGTGCAAAAGTAATGGTTAATCTAAGTCTTTCATCCTTTATTCAAGAGTTTGCATTTACTAAGAATGGACAAAAAGAACTTCAATTCCGTGGAGCGAAATTGCCAAAAGGTCAGTCAAATGATGATGCATTGGCCAAGTTTTGCAAAGATTCTCTTGGGACATATTACCATTACCATGGAGGTTGTGAGGTGGGTTTAGTGGTTGACAAAAGGCATCGAGTGCAAGGTGTTCCTAATCTAAGGGTCGTGGACAATTCAATTTTTAAGTATTCCCCTGGTACCAATCCACAAGCCACTACCATGATGCTTGGAAG GTACATGGGAATTCATATCCTTCAAGAGTGTATGAACCTATAA